ACGTTTTTCGATCAAATAAGTTTCTGTCCTCATCTGGTTCCTCTCTGGAGGGAGTTGTCTAAGAATTCGGAGTAGCAGGAAAGCGAGCAGAAGTGCTGCTCCACCGGTGCGTCTGTGCCTCCCATGTCATCCACCAGTACAACTGTGTGAGAGACTTGGTGGAGGTTCATGCTCACTGCAGTCTTGATGTAGAAACTAATGCAGATGCGACCGCAGTCACAGGTCTTGGCTATTTCGAGGTCCTGACACAAGTGAGCAGGGATAAGGTGAGGTCCATATGGGATTCTGTAAAGTGACAGAAAGAATAAAGGATTAATGAGTTTTATACTTGCTAGAGAACCACAACGAGGTCTAAATTGGATGTAGAGCAGCATGTAAATCTAACCTGAGATTGGCCACGGCTCTGGAGGCCAACTCCTGAAGTGGAAGTGGGAATGTAAGCTGCATTTTGTGGTCCAGAGGGTTGGGCTGGATGAATGGATTTCCGAACAAGTCCAGGTTCTCTAGACTCAGCTTGCGGAAGTCACCGGGCAGTACAGCCAGCTGGTTGTGTGCCGCGGACAGGAACCTCAGCTTCGAGAGTCGGCCGATGTGGAACGGCAAACACAGGAGTGCGTTATCGTCCAGTTTGAGGTTCACGAGTTCTCTGAGCTGGCAGAACTGAGCAGGGAGCTTCTGCAAGCGATTCTGGCTGAGGTCCAGGTGTTGGAGGGTCCGCTGGAGGGTGGACAGACAGAGTGCCTCACTGAAGGCTTCCAGGTGGTTATTGTGGAGGATGAGTTCGGAAAGACAGCTGAGGTCACCGATGGTGGCGGGAAGTTTCTTGATATGGTTGTTACTGAGGTCTAGCTTGCGCAGagctgaaaaaaatcaaacagaaacaccTCAGCTTAGAGAGCAGAGTCTACTCTGACATACAAATTTTCACTTTTTAGGAGTCTGGGGTCTTGAAATGGCTTTTTCCCCCATGCGTGACTTGGAGCTACACCCAACTATTTATTATTGGATTTGCATAGACAAGGAGACATGGTACCTTTAACCAACTTGActcacttattttatttatttatttacctttaAGTGAGAGCATTCGCATGTCCACGCGTGA
Above is a window of Oreochromis niloticus isolate F11D_XX linkage group LG19, O_niloticus_UMD_NMBU, whole genome shotgun sequence DNA encoding:
- the lrr1 gene encoding leucine-rich repeat protein 1 isoform X2, whose amino-acid sequence is MKLQCDVEVVNRMLPTFGMKSRGKGTRAVLSIGKHLDKTTQRSNIYLMICTAKDRAGSKYKADSNSLKNFLSAARLADTGSDTSSLPLSTLTPVRARDVEQPKKKLTIVSKKDYPLTSNFPHSLEQLQVSYCKLSRVDMRMLSLKALRKLDLSNNHIKKLPATIGDLSCLSELILHNNHLEAFSEALCLSTLQRTLQHLDLSQNRLQKLPAQFCQLRELVNLKLDDNALLCLPFHIGRLSKLRFLSAAHNQLAVLPGDFRKLSLENLDLFGNPFIQPNPLDHKMQLTFPLPLQELASRAVANLRIPYGPHLIPAHLCQDLEIAKTCDCGRICISFYIKTAVSMNLHQVSHTVVLVDDMGGTDAPVEQHFCSLSCYSEFLDNSLQRGTR
- the lrr1 gene encoding leucine-rich repeat protein 1 isoform X1, translating into MKLQCDVEVVNRMLPTFGMKSRGKGTRAVLSIGKHLDKTTQRSNIYLMICTAKDRAGSKYKLKGNIEKFFTWFVEEGKATVRLKEPAVDICLSKADSNSLKNFLSAARLADTGSDTSSLPLSTLTPVRARDVEQPKKKLTIVSKKDYPLTSNFPHSLEQLQVSYCKLSRVDMRMLSLKALRKLDLSNNHIKKLPATIGDLSCLSELILHNNHLEAFSEALCLSTLQRTLQHLDLSQNRLQKLPAQFCQLRELVNLKLDDNALLCLPFHIGRLSKLRFLSAAHNQLAVLPGDFRKLSLENLDLFGNPFIQPNPLDHKMQLTFPLPLQELASRAVANLRIPYGPHLIPAHLCQDLEIAKTCDCGRICISFYIKTAVSMNLHQVSHTVVLVDDMGGTDAPVEQHFCSLSCYSEFLDNSLQRGTR